Part of the Eikenella corrodens genome is shown below.
CAGGCGCAACTGCTTTCCTCGCCCGCCGATTTTGCCGCGGCGGCGTACGGCCTGCAGGGCGCGTGCTACGGCGTATCCACCGCCTGCACGTCCGGCGCGCGGGCGCTCATCAGCGCGGCGCGGCTGCTGCGGCTGGGCGTATGCGACGCGGTGTTGTGCGGCGGCGTGGACACGCTCTCGCCGCTCACCATCAACGGTTTCGCCTCGCTGGAAGTACTTTCAGACGGCATGGCCAACCCGTTTTCGCGCAACCGCAACGGCATCAACATCGGCGAAGCCGCCGCCGTATTCGTGATGACCCGCGAAGATAACGGCGACGCCCTGCCGCTCTTGGGCTACGGCGCCAGCAGCGACGCGCACCATATGTCTTCCCCCCGCCCCGACGGCCTCGGCGCGGCGCAGGCTTTTCAGGTAGCCTTAAACCATGTGGGATTGCCGCCCGAAAGCATCGGCTGGATCAACCTGCACGGCACCGGCACGCTGCTCAACGACGGCATGGAAAGCCGCGCCGTGGCCGAAGTGTTCGGCAGCCACACCGCCGCCACTTCCACCAAACCGCTCACCGGCCACACCCTCGGCGCAGCCGGCGCGCTCGAAGCCGCCTTCGTATGGGGCATCGCCAGCCGCCGCGACAACCCGGAAGGCAGCCTGCCGCCCCAACTGTGGGACGGCCAAGCCGACCCCGAACTGCCGCCTATCGCGCTCACCGCTTCAGGCAGCCGGTGGCCGCAAGGGCGGCGCATCGGCGCGAGTTCGTCGTTTGCCTTCGGCGGCAACAACAGCGTCCTCATCATCGGAGAAGAACATGCCCCAATGTCCGATTAAACAACCCGCCGCCCTCCTGCCGCACAGCGGCCGCATGGTGCTGCTGGACGAAGTTCTATCCTACGACGACAACAACCTGCACGCCGCCTGCACCATCCGGCCCGACTGCATCCTGCTTCCCGACGGCGCCAACGCCCTGCCCGGCTGGCTCGGCCTCGAAATCATGGCGCAAGGCGTGGGCGCATGGGCGGGCGCGCATGCGCTGGACGCCGGCCGCCCCGTGCAGCTCGGCTTCCTGCTCGGCACCCGCAAACTCACCTTCGGGCTACCTGAAATCCCCGTCGGCACCGTGCTCGACGTACAAATCACCCTGTCCTGGCAAGACAACGCCACCAACATGGGCGTGTTCGACTGCGTCCTCACCTGCCGCACCCCGCCCCCCGACCGCGAAGACCTCACACCCGGCACACTGCTCCTCTCCGGCGCACTCAACGTATTCAGTCCCACCAGCCGCGAGGCTTTAGACGCGATTTTGGGGCGGTAGCGGCTTCCGCCCCGCCAAACCCGCCGCACTGCATTTTCAGGTAGCCTTCCTCCGGCCAAACAACCGGTTTTCAGGCTATAGTGCCCAACTGCATTCCAAAGCAACAGGCTGCCCGAAAACCGGAAAATGGTTTTCGGGCAGCCTGTTGTTGGTTTGCAAACTATCGGTGCAGGCCTTATTTCTGGTTGGCTTCCAATACTTTTTGCAATTCTTCTTTCGGCATATAGCCGGCCATCACCTTACCGTTGGGGAATACCACGGTGGGGGTACCGTTGAAGCCGTAGCGGTTGCCCAGCGCCATGGTTTCTTTCACCGGGTTTTCGCAGCCGGCGGATTCGGGCGGCACGGTGCCTTTGCGCATCCATTCGGTCCAAGCGGCGGTGCGGTTGGGGCTGCACCAAATGCGCACGGCTTTGGCTTCGGCGGAGGGGTGCAGGCTGGGGATGGGCATCATGAAGTTGTAGATGGTGAGGTCGGTCATCTGCTCGAATTCTTTTTCCAAACGGCGGCAGAAGGGGCAGTCGGGGTCGGAGAACACGGCCACTTTCAGCCTGCCGTTGCCGCGCACTTCTTTAATGGCGGAATCGAGCGGCAGGGTGGAGAAATCGATGCGGTTGAGCTCTTCGCGGCGGGTTTCGGAAAGGTTGCTGCGTTTGTTCACATCGATCAAATCGCCGGTAAACATATAGTTGCCGTCGGCAGTCATGTACACCAGCTGGTTGCCGGACAGGAACACTTCATACAGGCCGCTGACGGGAGCGGGGATAACGCTCAACACTTCCAGGCCTTGATCGCCGTAGGTTTGGGTGAGCTTGTTGCGGATAACGGCTTCGGGGCTGCCGGCGGGCGCGGAGGCGGCCGAAGCAGCAGCGCCGGAGGCGTTTTGCTGCGCGGCGGGCTGGGCGTTGCAGGCGGCCAAAGGCAGCAGCGCGGCCAGCAAGATGGCGGAGAGGGTGTGCTTCATGGGTTTGTTCTCATTAAGATGGTTAAAAACGGGCGCATTATACCGAAATCTGTGCGGGCGGGCTTTTGCGGCGTGTAAATGTAATTTATTGCCCGGATTGGTTTTCAGGTAGCCTTTGAAAGGCTACCTGAAGCTGTTTGGGCGGCAGCAATGTATTCTTCAGCCCAACAGCCCCGGCCAGCGCGCCAACACGCGCTCTACGGCATCGGGTTGGCGCAGCAGTCCGCCCTGCCATTGTTCGGCAGCCTGCTGCCATTGCGGCAGTTGTTGCAGCAGTTGCCGCCAGCTTTCGGCACGGGCGGCGGGCGTGAGTGCGGCGGCGTGGTTCAGGTCGTCGGAAAGGGCTTGGTGGGCGGCGGGCAGCGGGGCAAACGCGGCGGCTTTATGCCAGAAGGCGTGCAGCTTGGGCAGGTGTGCCTGCTCGGTCTGCGGATAGATGTGCCACAGCAGGGGTTTGCCGGCGAGCTGGGCGCGCACGAAGCTGTCTTCGCCGCGCACGATGGCCATATCGGCCAGCCACAGCACAGCATCAAATTCGGCCTGCGGCACAAAGCCGATGCGGATCAGCCGCACCGCACCGGCCTGCCACACGCTGCCGGGCCCGCGCAGGGCGTGCTCGGGAATCGCGCCGGCTTGGTGCAGGCTGTGGATAATTTGCCGGTCGGCCAGCCATACGTCTAAGGCTTCGCCCGCTTCCTGCCAGGCGGCGAGCCAATCGGCCCACTGTGCGCCGGCATAGCCGAAGCAGAAACATTGCACGGCGCGGCGCGGGGTTTCAGGTAGCCCCAAGTGGCGGCGCAAGGCGGCTTGGGCGGCGGGGTTGGCGAGAAAGGCCTGCTGCTTTTTCAGGTAGCCTGCTTCGCACAGGAGGCCGCCGCTGGTTTCGCTAAAACCCATCAGCCAAAAATATTTTTCCGTGCCGTCGGCTTGCAGCGAAGGCTTGCCGTGCATGGCTTCCGCCCAAGGTTCGGCGCTGAGGTATTCCCAATTGAGCCACAGCGGGCGGTGTGCGCGGACGGCGGCAAGCGCGGCGGGGGGCAAATCGCAGCCGAAGGTTTCGATTACTAAGGTGGGCGCAACTGCGGCCAATTCAGCCGCAATGCTTTCGGCCGCGTCGCCCTGCCAGTGGTGTGCCCGAATATCGGCGGGCAGCGGGGCATCGCCGAGCAGTTTGGCCAGCGCGGCGGGATGGTCGTGCCAGAGGGCTACCTGAAAACCGGCTTCGTTCAGTCGGCATGCCAGCCGCAGGGAAACGCCGATGTCGCCGTAGTTGTCGATCACGCGGCAAAACAACCAGGCGGCGGGCGGGGTGTCGGTATGTTTGGATGGAAAAAACGGGTTTGATGGCACGATAAATCTTTCGCTGGGCAAATCCTCAGACAGGACGGCAATTTACGTTAGCTGCGCGCTCTGTCAAGCGTTTTGGCGGAAATTTTTTTGGTTTTCCCACAAGGGGCTAAGGAAGCCGCTTTCGGATTGGCATAAAGGCTCAAATCTGCTGCTTGACAAGTTTCGCTTTCATTTAATCATTTGATATTTTTATACTTTTAAAAAATTGGCCATTTTTTACGCAACCTAAGCCAAGGCCTGATTTATCAGGAAATCTTACGCTTCCCACAGGGTTTTCCACAAAGTTTTCCACAGCTTTTGTGGGTAAGGGATAAAGCTGCAATAGCCGCGTTTTTTTGGCAGATTATTGCCTGCGGCAGATGGGCGGACAGGTTAGGGATGGATGCCGTTGGAGCACAGGCAGCCGACTAAATTTCAGGTAGCCTTCCGCATGGGCACACTGTTCAACTACGTCGGCAAAAACGGCCTATTTGGCATAGAAAATGGTTGCCAGGCGGGCAGGATGGGAGGCTACCTGAAAACATCGCTTCAATATAGCCGCTGCCATTTTCATTTTAATCCACTATCGCTGCGCAGAGCCGCCGCTTTCAGGTAGCCTTTTGCCGTGCCGTCGTTTCAGCTACCATAGCCGCCGTTTGATTTAACAAAGAAGCAACCATGACTTTTCAACAATGGCTCGATTCCTGCCGCCTGCCCCGCCTGGAGGCACGGCTGCTGGTGGAAGCCGTGTGCCGCATCTCTCATGTGCGGCTGATCAGCCGCAGCGGCGACGAGCTGCCGCAGCCGCAGCGCGCCGTACTCGATATGCTGGCCGCGCGCCGCCGCCGGGGCGAGCCGATGGCTTATTTGCTCGGCAGCCGCGAGTTTTACGGCAGAAGTTTCCGCGTGTCGCCAGCCGTGCTGATTCCGCGCCCCGAAACCGAGCTTTTGGTGGAGGCCGCGCTTGCACGCCTGCCCCCGGGCGGGCGGCTGTGGGATTTGGGCTGCGGCAGTGGCATCATTGGCATTACCGTGGCGCTGGAACGATCCGATGCCGCCGTACGCGCTTCCGACATCAGCCACGATACGCTGACTGTGGCGCAAGCCAATGCCGCTGTGCTGGGCGCAAGCATCGAATGGGCGCAAGGCTCATGGTTTGCGGCTCTGCCCGCGGCAGAAGGCCTGTTCGACATCATCGCCAGCAATCCGCCCTACATCGAGGCTGGCGACGAACACCTGACACAAGGCGACCTGCGCTTCGAGCCCACCGCCGCACTCACCGATTTTGCCGACGGCCTCAGCCATATCCGCACCCTCGCCGCCCAAGCCCAAGGCTGCCTGAAACCGGGCGGCTGGCTGCTGCTGGAACACGGCTGGAACCAAGGCGAAGCCGTGCGCGGCATTTTGGCCGAACACGGCTGGCAGCAGGTGGATACCCTGCGCGACTTGGCCGGGCTGGATAGGGTGAGCATCGGGCGGAAGGCGGTATAGCGGAAACGCGGCAGCCGCCATATTCAACGAAAGGCTACCTGAAAACCGGTTTGCGGTTTTCAGGTAGCCTTTAGTCTGTCGGACAGCCGGGTGGTTTATTCCTGCCGGACGTGTTGTTTCAGCAGGGCGATGATTTCCTGCTGGGCGGCGAGCTCTTTGTTTTTCTGTTCGATGATTTCATCTTTGTGGGCGACGATCAGCTTCAATTTTTCGATTTCGGCCGCCAGATCGGACGAGCCATAGTAATTGGCGCTGGTGTGGTCTTGCGTTTCTTGCAGGAAGAAGAAAACGTTTTTCTCGCCGTCGGATACCAAATCGGAGAGGTTGATGTTGAAAATTTGGGCGATCTGGCTGAGTTTGTCCAGATAAAGCTTGGTTTCGCCGCACTCGATTTTGGCATATCCGTTGTGCGACATACCCAAGCGCTCGGCCATCTCCTCTTGCGACCAATGATTGAATTCCCGCAGCATTCTGATTTTGTCGTTTACATTCATTAAGACACCTTGTTCGGTTAAAGTTGCCCACCAGTCGGGTTTTTTCTGCCCTAAGCGTGGCTGGTTTGGCGGCAACGGCTGAATTTACAATGTGATTGTAACATTGAAACAACCGTCAATATCACTTACAGGAGGGCAAAATGAATTCCATCCACGATTTTCTCCGCAAAACGCTGGGCGGCCTGACAACGGCCTATTATGTTCGGCATTTCTTATTTGGTTTAGTGCTTTATGGCGGGGTGGTTTGGATGTCCGTCCAGACGGGGAATCTACGCCATATCCCGCTGTTTACCCTGTGCCAGTTCCTGTATCCTTACTCCCGGTTCGTTTATGAGAGCGTTGTCGGTTTCATCCTCGGCAGGAATATTGTTTTGGTCAATCCGATCGTGATGCTGGTGAGCAAAATCTTCACCATTACCTTGTGCTGGACAATGTCTGTTTTTATCGCGCCCTTCGGCTTGGCCTATCTCTATTTCTATCACTCCAAGCAAGAGCGGCAGCAACAGCAACAACCGGAGCAATAGGCTCTTCGACTAAAATAAAAGGCTACCTGAAAATTTTCAGGTAGCCTTTGTTTCGCCCGAGGGATTAGTTCGGAATATATTGCAGCGGATCTACCGGCTGGCCGTTTTTACGCAGCTCGAAGTGCAGCTGCACGCGCTGGCTGTCGCTGTTGCCCATGGTGGCAATGCTTTGGCCGCGCCGCACGGTTTGTCCTTCGCGCACGAGCAGGCGCTGGTTGTGGCCGTAGGCGGTGAGGTAGGTTTGGTTGTGCTGCACGATGATGAGGTTGCCGTAGCCGCGCAGGCCGGAACCGCTGTACACCACTTTGCCGTCGGCAGCGGCCACAACGGGCTGTCCGGCGGTGCCGCCGATGTTGATGCCTTTTTCACTGCCGCCGAAACGGGTGAGGATGTTGCCGGCGGTGGGGCGCTGCCAGGTGATGCCGGCGGCGCTGCGGGTGCTGCCGGATACGGAAGGCGTGGCGGCCGGGGTGGCCGCGGTGTTGGCCGACGGGGCGGGCGTGGGCGCAGGCGCGGGGGTGGTGCGCGGCACAGTAGCGGGCGGTGGGGTTTGCGCGGTGGCGGGCGGGGTGTAGCCTGCGGGTTTCACGCGCAATACTTGGCCGATGTTGATGTTGTTGTCGGACAGATTGTTCCAAGCGCGCAGATTGTCTTGGCTGATGCGGTAGCGGCGGGCGATGTTGTACACGGTGTCGCCGCGCACCACGGTGTGCTGGGCGGCGTTGGGGTCAACGGGCGCGTAAGACGGGGTGTAGCCGCTGCCGCCGGCAGGGGTGGCGCCGACTGCGGGCGGAGAGTAGGGGGCGGGCGCAGCAGCGGGCGGAGAGTAGGGGGTGGTGTTGGCGGATTGGGTGGCGGCAGGCGGGCTGTAGGGCTGCGCGCCGTAGGGGTTGCTGTCGGCCGCGGCGGTGTTGCCGCCGTAGTTGTTGCCGTAGCCTGCGCCGTTGCCGGACACTACGGGGGCGGGCGGCTGGGTGAGGGCGCAGGCGCCGAGGAAAACGGTGAGGATGAGGGGAAGGGTGCGGAAGGTAAATAATTGATTCATGGGGATACGGGCTTTCTGTGCACGGAAACAGCGCAATCATAAGCAATCCGTGCGGTTTCATGCAAGGTTGGGCGGCGTATATCGCGGTTAAGTTCCGTTAATCAGCGGCACGAAGCGGGCTTCGTGCACGCAGGTTTCGTGGAAGCCGTGGGGGGTTTTTTCGATGAGCCACAGGTATTGCTGCCCGCCTTCGTCCAGCGGGATCACCATGCGGCCGCCCACGGCGAGCTGTTGCAGCAGGGGCAGCGGCACTTCGGCGGGCGCGGCGGTGACGAGGATGCCGTTGAACGGGGCGACTTCGGGCAGGCCGAGGTAGCCGTCGCCGCACACCAGCCGCGTGCCACCGAGCAGGCGGGCGGTGCGCAGGTTGTGTTTGGCTTTTTCGTGCAGCGCCTGCAGCCGCTCTACCGAATAAATCTGCTTGAGCCCCACGGCTTGCAGCACGGCGGTTTGGTAGCCGCAGCCGGTGCCGATTTCCAGCACCGGGCCGAAGTTTTCCGCTGCCGCGTCGCCGAGCATGAGCTGGGTCATCACGGCCACGGTGTAGGGCTGGGAGATGGTCTGCCCCAGCCCCAAGGGCAGTGACATATCGTCATAGGCGCGCGAGCGCAGGGCTTCTTCCACAAACACATGGCGCGGCACGTTGCCCATGGCGGCGAGCACGTCGGCGCGGCCGATGCCCATTTTGGCCAGCCGCTGCACCATATTGCGCCGCCGCCAATCGAAGCTGCTGCCGGAGTGTGCTGCGTTCATCGTGTGGCGCCCTGCCAGAATTGCGCCGCGCCGCCTAGACCTGCGTGGTCGGTTAAATCCACGGAGAGCGGGGTAACCGTAATCATGCCGGCTTCGTTTTGTGCGAAATCGGTGTCTTCTTCGCGGCCGAGCACTTCGCCGGCCGCGCCAATCCAATACACATTCTCGCCGCGCGGGCTGCGGGCGGCCACCACGCTTTGCTGATGATGCCGCCGCCCCAGGCGCACGGTGGCGATGCCTTGGATTTGGTTTTCCGGCACCGCCGGGATGTTGACGTTCCACAGCACGGGCACGGTGGGCTTGGGCGCGGCAAACAGATGGGTGAGCAGCCGCCACACGGCTTGTTCGGCGGTGCGCCAATAGCGGCCGCTTTTGTCGTTGAGCGAAAAGGCAATCGCGGGAATGCCGAGCAGATAGGCTTCGGTGGCGGCGGCCACGGTGCCGGAATAGAGGGTGTCGTCGCCCATATTGGCGCCGTGGTTGATGCCGGAAAACACCCAATCGGGCTGAAAATCGGGCAGGCTGTGCAGGGCGAGGTGGATGCAGTCGGTGGGCGTGCCGTCCACAAAATAGAAGCCGTTGGCGGCTTCCTGAATGCGCAGCGGGCGGTCGAGCGTGAGCGAATTGCTGGCGCCGCTGCGGTTGCGCTCGGGGGCGACCACGCGCACGTTGGCAAATTC
Proteins encoded:
- a CDS encoding beta-ketoacyl-ACP synthase, giving the protein MNKARAYLGRPGLVSALGSGLAEHLDGLLRPSENSPLTFSTEWVKGKNRAFGAINRPLRPFPDHLPAEHRSRNNQLLWDALAQIEPQIQAALSRYGADRIGVVIGTSVGGADENIPLFQHVANGGGWADIPFKQQAQLLSSPADFAAAAYGLQGACYGVSTACTSGARALISAARLLRLGVCDAVLCGGVDTLSPLTINGFASLEVLSDGMANPFSRNRNGINIGEAAAVFVMTREDNGDALPLLGYGASSDAHHMSSPRPDGLGAAQAFQVALNHVGLPPESIGWINLHGTGTLLNDGMESRAVAEVFGSHTAATSTKPLTGHTLGAAGALEAAFVWGIASRRDNPEGSLPPQLWDGQADPELPPIALTASGSRWPQGRRIGASSSFAFGGNNSVLIIGEEHAPMSD
- a CDS encoding thioester dehydrase — protein: MPQCPIKQPAALLPHSGRMVLLDEVLSYDDNNLHAACTIRPDCILLPDGANALPGWLGLEIMAQGVGAWAGAHALDAGRPVQLGFLLGTRKLTFGLPEIPVGTVLDVQITLSWQDNATNMGVFDCVLTCRTPPPDREDLTPGTLLLSGALNVFSPTSREALDAILGR
- a CDS encoding DsbC family protein, yielding MKHTLSAILLAALLPLAACNAQPAAQQNASGAAASAASAPAGSPEAVIRNKLTQTYGDQGLEVLSVIPAPVSGLYEVFLSGNQLVYMTADGNYMFTGDLIDVNKRSNLSETRREELNRIDFSTLPLDSAIKEVRGNGRLKVAVFSDPDCPFCRRLEKEFEQMTDLTIYNFMMPIPSLHPSAEAKAVRIWCSPNRTAAWTEWMRKGTVPPESAGCENPVKETMALGNRYGFNGTPTVVFPNGKVMAGYMPKEELQKVLEANQK
- the earP gene encoding elongation factor P maturation arginine rhamnosyltransferase EarP, which encodes MPSNPFFPSKHTDTPPAAWLFCRVIDNYGDIGVSLRLACRLNEAGFQVALWHDHPAALAKLLGDAPLPADIRAHHWQGDAAESIAAELAAVAPTLVIETFGCDLPPAALAAVRAHRPLWLNWEYLSAEPWAEAMHGKPSLQADGTEKYFWLMGFSETSGGLLCEAGYLKKQQAFLANPAAQAALRRHLGLPETPRRAVQCFCFGYAGAQWADWLAAWQEAGEALDVWLADRQIIHSLHQAGAIPEHALRGPGSVWQAGAVRLIRIGFVPQAEFDAVLWLADMAIVRGEDSFVRAQLAGKPLLWHIYPQTEQAHLPKLHAFWHKAAAFAPLPAAHQALSDDLNHAAALTPAARAESWRQLLQQLPQWQQAAEQWQGGLLRQPDAVERVLARWPGLLG
- the prmC gene encoding peptide chain release factor N(5)-glutamine methyltransferase, with product MTFQQWLDSCRLPRLEARLLVEAVCRISHVRLISRSGDELPQPQRAVLDMLAARRRRGEPMAYLLGSREFYGRSFRVSPAVLIPRPETELLVEAALARLPPGGRLWDLGCGSGIIGITVALERSDAAVRASDISHDTLTVAQANAAVLGASIEWAQGSWFAALPAAEGLFDIIASNPPYIEAGDEHLTQGDLRFEPTAALTDFADGLSHIRTLAAQAQGCLKPGGWLLLEHGWNQGEAVRGILAEHGWQQVDTLRDLAGLDRVSIGRKAV
- a CDS encoding helix-turn-helix domain-containing protein translates to MNVNDKIRMLREFNHWSQEEMAERLGMSHNGYAKIECGETKLYLDKLSQIAQIFNINLSDLVSDGEKNVFFFLQETQDHTSANYYGSSDLAAEIEKLKLIVAHKDEIIEQKNKELAAQQEIIALLKQHVRQE
- a CDS encoding peptidoglycan DD-metalloendopeptidase family protein, producing MNQLFTFRTLPLILTVFLGACALTQPPAPVVSGNGAGYGNNYGGNTAAADSNPYGAQPYSPPAATQSANTTPYSPPAAAPAPYSPPAVGATPAGGSGYTPSYAPVDPNAAQHTVVRGDTVYNIARRYRISQDNLRAWNNLSDNNINIGQVLRVKPAGYTPPATAQTPPPATVPRTTPAPAPTPAPSANTAATPAATPSVSGSTRSAAGITWQRPTAGNILTRFGGSEKGINIGGTAGQPVVAAADGKVVYSGSGLRGYGNLIIVQHNQTYLTAYGHNQRLLVREGQTVRRGQSIATMGNSDSQRVQLHFELRKNGQPVDPLQYIPN
- a CDS encoding protein-L-isoaspartate(D-aspartate) O-methyltransferase, whose translation is MNAAHSGSSFDWRRRNMVQRLAKMGIGRADVLAAMGNVPRHVFVEEALRSRAYDDMSLPLGLGQTISQPYTVAVMTQLMLGDAAAENFGPVLEIGTGCGYQTAVLQAVGLKQIYSVERLQALHEKAKHNLRTARLLGGTRLVCGDGYLGLPEVAPFNGILVTAAPAEVPLPLLQQLAVGGRMVIPLDEGGQQYLWLIEKTPHGFHETCVHEARFVPLINGT
- the surE gene encoding 5'/3'-nucleotidase SurE; this encodes MNILISNDDGYQAEGLAILARVAAEFANVRVVAPERNRSGASNSLTLDRPLRIQEAANGFYFVDGTPTDCIHLALHSLPDFQPDWVFSGINHGANMGDDTLYSGTVAAATEAYLLGIPAIAFSLNDKSGRYWRTAEQAVWRLLTHLFAAPKPTVPVLWNVNIPAVPENQIQGIATVRLGRRHHQQSVVAARSPRGENVYWIGAAGEVLGREEDTDFAQNEAGMITVTPLSVDLTDHAGLGGAAQFWQGATR